From a region of the Megalops cyprinoides isolate fMegCyp1 chromosome 13, fMegCyp1.pri, whole genome shotgun sequence genome:
- the LOC118788098 gene encoding dynein light chain roadblock-type 2, producing the protein MAEVEETLKRIQTHKGVIGAIVANAEGIPIRTTLDNSTTVQYAGLLHQLTTKARSTVRDIDPQNDLTFLRIRSKKHEIMVAPEKEYLLIVIQNPSE; encoded by the exons ATG GCAGAAGTAGAAGAGACACTGAAAAGgattcagacacacaaaggtGTTATTGGCGCAATAGTTGCAAATGCAGAAG GAATCCCAATCAGAACCACCCTAGACAACTCTACTACTGTCCAGTATGCAGGCCTTTTGCATCAGCTCACCACGAAAGCCAGAAGCACTGTTAGAGACATCGATCCCCAGAATGACCTGACGTTTCTGCGAATAAGATCAAAGAAGCATGAGATAATGGTGGCACCAG agaAAGAATACCTGCTGATAGTCATCCAGAACCCTAGCGAATAG